From Pseudorasbora parva isolate DD20220531a chromosome 25, ASM2467924v1, whole genome shotgun sequence, one genomic window encodes:
- the slc25a22a gene encoding mitochondrial glutamate carrier 1 codes for MADKQISLPAKLINGGVAGLIGVTCVFPIDLAKTRLQNQQNGCRLYTSMSDCLIKTIRSEGYFGMYRGAAVNLTLVTPEKAIKLAANDFFRFHLSKDGQKLTLLREMLAGCGAGTCQVIVTTPMEMLKIQLQDAGRIAAQRKLMPQAVTPGGPVEVKSPTAMQLTRELLKEKGIAGLYKGLGATLLRDVPFSVIYFPLFANLNNLGKKGGEGPAPFYVSFVSGCVAGSTAAVAVNPVDVIKTRLQSLTRGSQEDTYSGVMDCIRKILRNEGPTAFLKGAYCRALVIAPLFGIAQVVYFLGVGEYILSHLPKRNN; via the exons ATGGCTGACAAACAGATCAG TTTGCCTGCCAAGCTAATAAACGGCGGTGTGGCCGGACTGATCGGCGTTACCTGCGTGTTTCCCATTGATCTGGCCAAGACTCGCCTTCAGAACCAGCAGAATGGATGCCGTCTCTATACCAGCAT GTCAGACTGCCTTATTAAGACCATCCGGTCGGAGGGATACTTCGGCATGTACAGAG GTGCTGCCGTCAACTTAACTCTCGTCACTCCAGAAAAAGCCATAAAGCTGGCAGCAAATGATTTCTTCAGATTTCACCTCTCTAAGGACGG GCAGAAGCTCACTCTCCTGAGAGAGATGCTGGCCGGCTGCGGGGCGGGAACATGTCAG GTCATCGTTACAACACCGATGGAGATGCTGAAGATTCAGCTGCAAGACGCCGGAAGAATTG cggCACAGAGGAAGCTCATGCCTCAGGCTGTGACCCCCGGGGGCCCCGTAGAGGTCAAGTCCCCCACAGCTATGCAACTCACCAGAGAACTACTGAAGGAGAAGGGCATCGCGGGTCTCTACAAGGGCCTGGGGGCCACGCTGCTCAG GGATGTCCCGTTTTCTGTCATTTACTTCCCTCTGTTTGCTAATCTGAATAATCTGGGGAAGAAAGGAGGCGAGGGTCCTGCACCCTTCTACGTCTCTTTCGTATCCGGCTGCGTTGCGGGCAGCACGGCGGCAGTCGCCGTCAACCCTGTGGATG tgatAAAGACCAGGCTCCAGTCGCTGACACGAGGAAGTCAAGAGGACACTTACAGTGGGGTGATGGACTGTATCAG GAAGATATTACGCAACGAAGGTCCCACTGCTTTCCTGAAGGGGGCGTACTGCCGAGCTCTCGTCATCGCGCCGCTCTTCGGCATCGCTCAGGTGGTCTACTTCCTCGGCGTAGGCGAATACATCCTCAGCCATCTGCCCAAACGGAACAACTAA